A single window of Nicotiana sylvestris chromosome 3, ASM39365v2, whole genome shotgun sequence DNA harbors:
- the LOC138888726 gene encoding zinc finger BED domain-containing protein RICESLEEPER 2-like isoform X1, which translates to MVKERSMAWRYFNKFTDSEGVKKARCKFCSEEYVADTKHSGTSNLLLHIPKCPTNPYKAEGSQTTLGFQPQGLTDLKQHKKCGGVDSKTELDKYLGEDVEEDHEKFNILGWWKLNSPRFPTLAEMARDVLAIPISSVASESAFSTGGRILDPFRSSLTPRLVQALVCVQDWLRNESTTSIKIEEDLDNLEQLEAGKPILLLVFNVYFICMFI; encoded by the exons atggttaAAGAAAGATCAATGGCTTGGCGCTACTTCAACAAGTTCACTGATTCCGAGGGTGTGAAAAAAGCGAGGTGCAAGTTTTGTTCAGAAGAATATGTAGCTGATACTAAGCATAGCGGCACAAGCAATTTGTTATTGCATATTCCCAAATGTCCGACCAATCCCTACAAGGCAGAAGGTAGCCAGACAACATTAGGTTTTCAGCCGCAAGGTCTAACAG ATTTAAAGCAGCATAAGAAATGTGGCGGAGTTGATTCTAAAACGGAGTTAGATAAATATTTGGGTGAAGATGTTGAGGAAGACCATGAAAAGTTTAACATTCTGGGGTGGTGGAAGTTGAACTCACCTAGATTTCCCACTCTTGCTGAGATGGCACGTGATGTGCTAGCCATTCCGATTTCTAGTGTTGCCTCAGAATCAGCCTTTAGCACCGGCGGACGCATACTTGATccatttaggagttcattgactccTAGATTGGTTCAAGCTCTTGTGTGTGTCCAAGATTGGCTTCGTAATGAATCAACAACTTcgattaaaattgaagaagatttagataaTCTTGAACAACTTGAAGCTGGTAAGCCTATCTTATTACTTGTGTTTAATGTATACTTTATTTGTATGTTTATTTAG
- the LOC138888726 gene encoding zinc finger BED domain-containing protein RICESLEEPER 2-like isoform X2 — MVKERSMAWRYFNKFTDSEGVKKARCKFCSEEYVADTKHSGTSNLLLHIPKCPTNPYKAEGSQTTLGFQPQGLTDLKQHKKCGGVDSKTELDKYLGEDVEEDHEKFNILGWWKLNSPRFPTLAEMARDVLAIPISSVASESAFSTGGRILDPFRSSLTPRLVQALVCVQDWLRNESTTSIKIEEDLDNLEQLEAEFMNTGREPCIVDI, encoded by the exons atggttaAAGAAAGATCAATGGCTTGGCGCTACTTCAACAAGTTCACTGATTCCGAGGGTGTGAAAAAAGCGAGGTGCAAGTTTTGTTCAGAAGAATATGTAGCTGATACTAAGCATAGCGGCACAAGCAATTTGTTATTGCATATTCCCAAATGTCCGACCAATCCCTACAAGGCAGAAGGTAGCCAGACAACATTAGGTTTTCAGCCGCAAGGTCTAACAG ATTTAAAGCAGCATAAGAAATGTGGCGGAGTTGATTCTAAAACGGAGTTAGATAAATATTTGGGTGAAGATGTTGAGGAAGACCATGAAAAGTTTAACATTCTGGGGTGGTGGAAGTTGAACTCACCTAGATTTCCCACTCTTGCTGAGATGGCACGTGATGTGCTAGCCATTCCGATTTCTAGTGTTGCCTCAGAATCAGCCTTTAGCACCGGCGGACGCATACTTGATccatttaggagttcattgactccTAGATTGGTTCAAGCTCTTGTGTGTGTCCAAGATTGGCTTCGTAATGAATCAACAACTTcgattaaaattgaagaagatttagataaTCTTGAACAACTTGAAGCTG AATTTATGAATACGGGAAGAGAGCCTTGCATTGTCGACATATAG